The DNA segment GGGGTCTTCAGGAACCAGGAGAGCACGAAGGCGAGCAGCACCACGCCGAGCGCGACCTGGAAGACCGTGACCGTCGCGTCGTTGAAGCCGGTGAGGAACGGCGCCGAGAGCGCGTCGTTCGCCGTGTTCAGGAACGAGGTGTCGCCGTCGAGCGCCGAGCCGATCGCGGCGGTGTCCTGCGACTGCAGCAGCTTGAGGATGCCGGCGTTGGCCGGGTCGGCCGCGATGGTCGGGTCCGAGGCGGCGGCCTGCAGGTTCGCAGCGATCGTCGGGTTCTTGAACGCGGCGGCGATCGTCTCCGGGATGCGGCTGAACAGCACCGAGAAGATGACCGCGGTGCCCAGCGTGCCGCCGATCTGGCGGAAGAACGTCGAGGCGCTGGTCGCGACGCCCATGTTCGCGGTGTCGACCGAGTTCTGCGAGGCGAGGGTCAGCGTCTGCATCATCTGGCCGAGGCCGAGGCCGAGCAGCAGCATGCCGCCCATCACGAAGATCACCGGCTTGTCGATCGAGACGAAGGACAGGTAGAAGAACGCCGCCGACATCAGGAAGGTGCCGAGGATGGGGAAGGCGCGGTAGCGGCCGGTGCGGGAGATGATCTGGCCCGAGACGATCGAGGCGATCATCAGGCCGAGGATCATCGGCAGCATCAGGAAGCCGGACTCGGTCGGCGTCGCGCCGTTGACGAGCTGCAGGTAGAGCGGGAGCGCCATCATGCCGCCGAACATGCCGAAGCCGACGAGGACGCCCAGGACGGTCGCCATCGAGAAGGTCGGCGAGCGGAAGAGCTTGAGCGGGATCAGCGCGTCGTCACCCATCATCCGCTCGGCCGCGATGAAGCCGACGATGCCGAGCACGCCGACGACGTAGCAGACCCAGGCGATCGGCGAGCCCCAGCCCCACTCGCGGCCCTGCTCGGCGACGAGGAGGAGCGGAACGGCGGCGACGATGACGAGCGCGGCGCCCCACCAGTCGATCCGGACGGAGCGGCGGGCGGCGGGCTTGGGCAGGTGCAGGAAGCGCACCACGA comes from the Rathayibacter festucae DSM 15932 genome and includes:
- a CDS encoding MDR family MFS transporter; translation: MTHRQILFVIFGLMAGMFLSSLDQTIVGTSMRTIADDLDGLSQQAWVTTAYLIVSTIATPIYGKLSDIFGRRPLYLIAIVLFLIGSLLAGFATSMLGLAGFRAVQGLGAGGLMSLALTVMGDILPPRERAKYQGYFLAVFGISSVVGPLIGGLLAGTPEILFITGWRWVFLINLPIGAVALFIVVRFLHLPKPAARRSVRIDWWGAALVIVAAVPLLLVAEQGREWGWGSPIAWVCYVVGVLGIVGFIAAERMMGDDALIPLKLFRSPTFSMATVLGVLVGFGMFGGMMALPLYLQLVNGATPTESGFLMLPMILGLMIASIVSGQIISRTGRYRAFPILGTFLMSAAFFYLSFVSIDKPVIFVMGGMLLLGLGLGQMMQTLTLASQNSVDTANMGVATSASTFFRQIGGTLGTAVIFSVLFSRIPETIAAAFKNPTIAANLQAAASDPTIAADPANAGILKLLQSQDTAAIGSALDGDTSFLNTANDALSAPFLTGFNDATVTVFQVALGVVLLAFVLSWFLKTPPLRAKSAMQEAHDLANEDAAAELRRTDPQMAARAGADLAAGSIEPDVRTDSVATAPRRTEDGDRRG